The following proteins are encoded in a genomic region of Burkholderia pyrrocinia:
- a CDS encoding S49 family peptidase → MKPHLRLASLIFNQPQLVTDPMMSLAVQWANQALNLNIVNLTVNGVQPKIMEDDDYDSGTRMAAASDRRRALVAETGMDIIPVSGILVSRSAHMNPCEPMTSYEGLRSAVHQAVADPAVEHIVLDIDSNGGSATGAFELADDIRAASLVKPITAIVNFSAFSGGYLIAAAASNVIVSRTSGVGSIGVIANHLDVSKRDEQQGIKVTSVFAGDHKNDLTPHEPLSDQSLTFLTSMVQNSYTQFVDAIANFRGLSTQAVKDTQAGIFFGKQGVEAGLADSVETPQAAINRIAAEVRASRADRQGVNARRSVSARAAAMNMRTMM, encoded by the coding sequence TTGAAACCGCACCTCAGACTGGCAAGTCTGATTTTCAATCAGCCGCAGCTCGTCACGGACCCGATGATGTCGCTCGCTGTGCAGTGGGCGAATCAGGCACTCAACCTGAACATCGTCAACCTGACCGTGAACGGCGTGCAGCCGAAGATCATGGAAGACGACGACTACGACAGCGGCACCCGGATGGCGGCTGCGTCGGATCGCCGGCGCGCGCTGGTCGCCGAGACGGGCATGGACATCATTCCCGTCTCGGGGATCCTGGTGTCGCGCTCGGCGCACATGAATCCGTGCGAGCCGATGACGAGCTATGAGGGCCTGCGATCTGCCGTGCATCAGGCAGTCGCGGACCCGGCAGTCGAGCACATCGTCCTCGACATCGACAGCAACGGCGGCAGTGCAACCGGCGCGTTCGAGTTGGCCGACGACATCCGTGCTGCCTCGCTTGTGAAACCGATCACGGCGATCGTCAACTTCTCGGCCTTCTCGGGCGGCTATCTGATTGCCGCTGCGGCGTCGAATGTGATCGTCAGTCGCACCTCGGGCGTCGGGTCTATTGGCGTGATCGCCAACCATCTCGACGTCTCGAAGCGTGACGAACAGCAGGGGATCAAGGTGACGTCGGTATTTGCCGGGGATCACAAGAACGATCTCACGCCTCATGAACCGCTGAGCGACCAGTCGCTGACGTTCCTCACTAGCATGGTGCAAAACAGCTATACGCAGTTTGTCGACGCGATCGCGAACTTCCGGGGCTTGAGCACGCAAGCGGTGAAGGACACTCAGGCCGGTATCTTCTTCGGCAAGCAAGGCGTCGAAGCTGGGCTTGCGGATAGCGTTGAGACGCCGCAGGCAGCGATCAACCGAATTGCTGCCGAAGTGCGCGCGTCTCGTGCCGACCGTCAAGGCGTGAACGCGAGACGTAGCGTTTCGGCTCGCGCAGCCGCAATGAATATGCGGACCATGATGTAG
- a CDS encoding phage major capsid protein, whose amino-acid sequence MNINELRRERAAINQRVQSLAQIEAGGTALSVEQQAEFDQLSSKFNDVSSQIERAEAAERMAAAAAVPVDPTPAAVAAPGAAAVPAQPKAPEVKGAKMARMVRALAAARGDAQLASKLAIERGFGEEVAMSLNTLTSSAGGVLVPENLSSEVIELLRPKSVVRKLGARTLPLSNGNITIPRLKGGAIVGYIGADSDIPTTHQQFDDLKLTAKKMAALVPIANDLIKYAGVNPNVDQIVVGDLTSAIGAREDKAFIRDDGTANTPKGLRFWALASNVITASDGSTLQKIETDLGKAILALENADANLTQPGWIMAPRTFRFLEGLRDGNGNKVYPELANGMLKGYPVGKTTQVPINLGEGANESEIYFTDFGDVFIGEEETLEIDYSKEATYKDADGNMISAFQRDQTLIRVIAKNDFGPRHVESISVLTGVTWGA is encoded by the coding sequence GTGAATATCAATGAACTTCGCCGCGAACGCGCAGCCATCAACCAGCGAGTGCAGTCGCTGGCACAGATCGAGGCTGGCGGTACGGCGCTTTCGGTCGAGCAGCAAGCTGAATTCGATCAGCTCAGCTCGAAATTCAACGATGTGAGTTCGCAGATCGAGCGCGCAGAAGCTGCGGAGCGTATGGCTGCGGCGGCTGCGGTTCCGGTCGATCCGACGCCGGCCGCAGTCGCTGCACCGGGTGCCGCAGCCGTGCCGGCACAACCGAAGGCGCCGGAAGTGAAAGGCGCAAAGATGGCGCGCATGGTACGCGCGCTCGCAGCGGCCCGAGGTGACGCACAGCTCGCATCGAAGCTGGCGATCGAGCGCGGCTTCGGCGAGGAAGTGGCCATGTCGCTGAACACCCTCACTTCGAGTGCGGGTGGTGTCCTTGTGCCGGAGAACCTGTCGAGCGAGGTCATCGAGCTGTTGCGTCCTAAGTCCGTCGTTCGCAAGCTCGGCGCGCGCACGCTGCCGCTGTCGAACGGCAACATCACCATCCCGCGCCTGAAGGGTGGCGCTATCGTCGGCTACATCGGCGCGGACAGCGATATCCCGACGACGCATCAACAGTTCGACGATCTGAAGCTGACGGCGAAGAAGATGGCCGCGCTAGTGCCCATTGCGAACGATCTCATCAAGTATGCCGGCGTGAATCCGAATGTCGATCAGATCGTGGTCGGCGATCTCACTTCCGCGATCGGTGCGCGCGAAGACAAGGCGTTCATTCGCGACGACGGTACGGCAAACACACCGAAGGGCCTGCGCTTCTGGGCGCTCGCCAGCAACGTCATCACCGCCAGCGACGGTTCGACGCTGCAGAAGATCGAAACGGATCTCGGCAAGGCAATTCTCGCGCTCGAAAACGCCGACGCCAATTTGACGCAGCCCGGCTGGATCATGGCGCCGCGAACGTTCCGGTTCCTCGAAGGCCTGCGCGATGGCAACGGCAACAAGGTCTATCCGGAACTCGCCAACGGCATGCTGAAAGGCTACCCGGTCGGCAAGACGACGCAGGTGCCGATCAATCTCGGCGAAGGTGCGAACGAGTCGGAAATCTATTTCACCGATTTCGGCGACGTGTTCATTGGCGAGGAAGAAACGCTGGAAATCGACTACAGCAAGGAGGCGACCTACAAGGATGCCGACGGCAACATGATCAGCGCGTTCCAGCGCGACCAGACGCTGATCCGCGTGATCGCGAAGAACGACTTCGGCCCGCGCCATGTGGAGTCGATTTCCGTGCTGACCGGCGTGACCTGGGGCGCGTAA
- a CDS encoding phage head closure protein yields MRIPRIGDLDRRVQLRERRDYPYRDAELASEFPERKPRWAKIEPVGAAVYSGSVQIDEKVTHRIYLRHLDGVTNDYEVVYRDRVFRVKRVGDVNGARRFTVLEVEELVNGR; encoded by the coding sequence ATGCGTATTCCACGAATCGGTGACCTTGATCGGCGAGTGCAGCTTCGCGAGCGCCGGGACTATCCCTATCGCGATGCCGAGCTTGCGTCCGAATTTCCGGAGCGAAAGCCGCGCTGGGCGAAGATCGAGCCGGTCGGCGCGGCTGTGTACAGCGGCAGCGTGCAGATCGACGAAAAGGTTACTCACCGAATTTACCTGAGACACCTCGATGGCGTCACGAACGACTACGAGGTGGTGTATCGCGATCGGGTATTCCGAGTGAAACGTGTCGGCGATGTGAATGGTGCACGACGTTTTACGGTTCTCGAAGTGGAGGAACTGGTAAATGGCAGGTAA
- a CDS encoding DUF2635 domain-containing protein has product MTKTMRVKPADGRIVRDPLRGDDLPAEGRDVPRNVYWRRCVQAGDAIEIAETGDADAAAIAESAAADVPYAAPSGAAQGKATKGSKG; this is encoded by the coding sequence ATGACAAAAACCATGCGCGTGAAGCCCGCGGACGGGCGAATCGTTCGTGACCCGTTGCGCGGTGACGATCTGCCGGCCGAAGGGCGCGATGTGCCGCGAAATGTGTACTGGCGCCGCTGCGTGCAGGCGGGCGACGCAATTGAAATTGCTGAAACGGGCGACGCGGACGCGGCCGCGATCGCCGAGTCGGCCGCCGCCGATGTGCCCTATGCAGCGCCGAGCGGCGCTGCTCAAGGCAAGGCAACCAAAGGGAGTAAGGGATGA
- a CDS encoding phage tail sheath subtilisin-like domain-containing protein, which produces MISFNNIPADLAVPLFYAEIDNSAAATGGNTLRRLIVGQANDDAVVDEPSLTLLSRTSDAIALAGEGSMLASMSDMWRRGDPVGEVWGIAVKVAEGVAAKSTIELIGTATETGLLSLYVAGRRVRVTVASGAVAADVLLQLVAAVNGTANMPVRAAIAGVKLDLTCKWKGDTGNDIAVEFNRGGLAANERLPAGLTATVSPMTGGAGSPELADILAVVGDEEFEFVCQPWTDPTSLDAFAEWMNDVSGRWAWSSMLYGHVYSARRGTPGQLVAAGRLRNDQHMTINGFEPDSPRPSWEQAAAFGARQAVFISADPARPTQTGLLVGIGAARPGKRFILNERQSLLTSGIATTNSADGSVRIERAVTTYQRNAYGQSDNSYLDSETLHTTGYVMRFLRQRITSKYGRHKLAVDGTRFGPGAAIVTPKIIRAELIAAYDELELAGIVENADLFAQYLIVEINKSNPNRIDVLFPPDYINQLRIFGLLNQFRLQYPEAAAA; this is translated from the coding sequence ATGATCAGCTTCAACAATATTCCCGCGGATCTCGCAGTGCCGTTGTTCTACGCTGAAATCGACAACTCGGCGGCGGCAACGGGAGGCAACACGCTGCGCCGACTGATCGTCGGGCAGGCGAACGACGATGCCGTAGTCGACGAGCCATCGCTCACGTTGCTATCGCGCACGAGCGATGCGATTGCATTGGCTGGTGAAGGGTCGATGCTTGCTTCGATGAGCGACATGTGGCGCCGCGGCGACCCTGTTGGCGAAGTGTGGGGGATCGCGGTGAAGGTCGCCGAAGGCGTGGCGGCGAAGAGCACGATCGAACTGATCGGCACGGCGACCGAGACCGGTCTGCTCTCGCTTTACGTCGCTGGTCGACGCGTGCGCGTGACCGTTGCGAGTGGTGCAGTCGCCGCCGATGTTCTGCTGCAGCTGGTGGCCGCCGTCAACGGGACGGCGAATATGCCGGTGCGGGCTGCCATTGCGGGCGTCAAACTGGATCTGACGTGCAAGTGGAAAGGCGATACGGGCAACGACATCGCGGTCGAATTCAATCGGGGCGGCTTGGCCGCGAACGAGCGTTTGCCTGCGGGGCTGACCGCAACGGTTTCGCCGATGACGGGTGGTGCGGGCTCGCCCGAACTGGCTGACATCCTGGCTGTGGTGGGCGACGAAGAATTCGAGTTCGTCTGCCAGCCGTGGACGGATCCGACGTCGCTGGATGCGTTCGCGGAATGGATGAACGACGTTTCGGGTCGCTGGGCGTGGTCGTCGATGTTGTACGGGCATGTCTATTCGGCACGCCGTGGTACGCCGGGCCAACTGGTTGCCGCTGGTCGTCTGCGCAACGATCAGCATATGACGATCAACGGGTTCGAGCCCGACTCGCCGCGTCCGTCGTGGGAACAGGCCGCGGCGTTCGGCGCGCGGCAAGCTGTGTTCATCTCGGCCGATCCGGCGCGGCCGACCCAAACCGGGCTGCTTGTCGGGATCGGCGCGGCTCGACCGGGAAAGCGGTTCATCCTGAACGAGCGCCAGTCGTTGCTGACGAGTGGCATCGCGACGACGAACTCCGCGGATGGTTCGGTGCGAATCGAGCGCGCGGTGACGACGTACCAGCGCAACGCCTACGGGCAGTCGGACAACAGCTATCTCGATTCTGAGACGCTGCATACCACCGGGTACGTAATGCGGTTCCTGCGCCAGAGGATCACGAGCAAGTACGGTCGGCACAAACTGGCCGTCGACGGCACGCGATTCGGGCCGGGCGCCGCGATCGTAACGCCGAAGATCATTCGCGCGGAGTTGATCGCGGCGTACGACGAACTGGAGCTCGCTGGCATCGTCGAAAACGCCGACCTGTTCGCGCAATACCTGATCGTCGAGATCAACAAGTCGAACCCGAACCGTATCGACGTGCTGTTCCCGCCAGACTACATCAACCAGCTGCGCATTTTCGGGCTGTTGAACCAGTTCCGCTTGCAGTATCCGGAAGCGGCGGCGGCCTGA
- a CDS encoding phage tail tube protein gives MGQKVAGTAYVKADGEQFSVTGGVECPLSDVKRESILPGLYKEEDRVPYVKVDAVFEKSFPIAKIQSADDMVVTVEFKNGRVYVLSGAYIVGEPAATGDDGKASLEFNGVKGRWQ, from the coding sequence ATGGGTCAGAAGGTCGCCGGGACCGCCTATGTGAAGGCGGATGGCGAGCAGTTTTCAGTGACGGGCGGCGTCGAGTGCCCCCTGTCGGATGTTAAGCGCGAGAGCATTTTGCCGGGCCTCTATAAAGAAGAGGACCGCGTGCCGTACGTGAAGGTCGACGCGGTATTCGAGAAGAGCTTCCCGATCGCGAAAATTCAATCGGCCGACGATATGGTCGTGACGGTGGAATTCAAGAATGGTCGTGTGTACGTGCTGAGCGGCGCCTACATTGTGGGGGAGCCAGCGGCAACGGGCGATGACGGTAAGGCATCGCTGGAATTCAACGGCGTGAAAGGACGGTGGCAATGA
- a CDS encoding phage tail assembly protein, giving the protein MSKPIDAHGETLDALELREPTPADVRAIKALPYALDREENVHVRPDVVAQYIARLASIPPSSVDQIDLVDFNSICWTVAGFFLTRASQTPTT; this is encoded by the coding sequence TTGAGCAAGCCGATCGACGCCCACGGCGAGACGCTGGACGCGTTGGAACTGCGCGAGCCGACCCCGGCGGACGTACGGGCAATCAAGGCGCTGCCGTATGCGCTAGATCGCGAGGAAAACGTGCACGTACGCCCTGACGTCGTCGCGCAGTACATCGCGCGCCTCGCGAGTATTCCGCCGTCGTCGGTCGATCAAATCGACTTGGTCGACTTCAACTCGATCTGCTGGACGGTCGCGGGTTTTTTCTTGACTCGGGCGTCTCAGACGCCGACGACCTGA
- a CDS encoding phage tail tape measure protein: MADQFQLKALITGVDKLSPALQGIRKNIAGFRKGLKADGLGEIGFKDVVAGVAIAAPIIAATKAAIDFESSMADVKKVVNFDTPEQFKKMSDDVLDLSKRLPMAARDIAKITAAGGQAGIDKSELAQFSEDAVKMGVAFDQTAEESGDMMAKWRTAFKMGQDDVVSLADKINYLGNTGPANARQISSIVTRIGPLGAVAGMASGQIAAMGATLAGVGVQEEVAATGMQNFMLALTAGGSASKKQQGIFKALRMDAKAVAAGMQKDAQGTIVRVLSAVSKVDKVKQTAVLEGLFGRESIKAIAPMLTNLDLLKKNFEKVGNSTLYAGSMQQEYDARAATTANNLQLMSNRFTAIGIAVGNVVLPPLNEFLAFIGPIADGVAAFATDNPELVKGLLGAAAGLIALRGAAAIATVAMKIFTTVSSLTPLGLAVRVLALAAGFLIANWSKVEPFFEKVWAGIKDVFFSFPLVQVIAENWGPITEFMSALWGATKIVIGAAWEGIKEMFFNFTPLGIVIKNWEPIVTWFSQLWDRVKPYIEPLMSGAKWLGGKLGFDGGSASTGDVLRSGAASLRNWTLAQQTGVSTESARLASGVLAQQGAANARLQGDLKIRFDGAPPGMRVEQAQTNQPGLSVTPSVGYRSLSGVPQ, encoded by the coding sequence GTGGCGGACCAATTTCAACTCAAAGCGCTGATTACTGGCGTCGACAAGCTGTCTCCGGCACTCCAGGGTATTCGGAAGAATATCGCGGGCTTCCGGAAGGGGCTGAAGGCGGACGGACTGGGCGAGATCGGGTTTAAGGACGTGGTGGCGGGTGTTGCCATCGCGGCGCCCATTATTGCGGCGACGAAGGCGGCGATCGACTTCGAGTCGTCCATGGCGGACGTGAAGAAGGTCGTCAACTTCGATACGCCCGAGCAGTTCAAGAAGATGTCCGACGACGTGCTTGATCTGTCGAAGCGTTTGCCGATGGCTGCGCGCGACATCGCGAAGATCACGGCGGCTGGCGGCCAGGCAGGCATCGACAAGAGCGAGCTCGCTCAGTTTTCCGAAGACGCTGTGAAGATGGGCGTCGCCTTCGATCAGACGGCGGAAGAATCCGGAGACATGATGGCGAAGTGGCGAACGGCGTTCAAGATGGGGCAGGACGACGTTGTTTCGCTGGCGGACAAGATTAACTATCTCGGGAACACTGGTCCGGCCAATGCACGTCAGATTTCCTCGATCGTGACGCGCATCGGCCCGCTCGGTGCGGTGGCCGGCATGGCGAGCGGTCAGATCGCGGCGATGGGTGCGACGCTGGCCGGCGTTGGCGTACAGGAAGAAGTCGCCGCGACTGGCATGCAGAACTTCATGCTGGCGCTGACGGCCGGCGGCAGTGCATCGAAGAAGCAGCAAGGCATTTTCAAGGCGTTGCGGATGGACGCCAAGGCGGTCGCGGCCGGCATGCAAAAGGATGCGCAGGGGACGATCGTACGCGTCCTGTCGGCGGTGAGCAAGGTCGACAAGGTCAAGCAAACCGCAGTGCTCGAAGGATTGTTCGGTCGCGAGTCGATCAAGGCGATTGCCCCGATGCTGACGAACCTCGATCTGCTCAAGAAGAATTTCGAGAAAGTCGGAAATTCGACGCTGTATGCGGGCTCGATGCAGCAGGAATACGACGCGCGCGCGGCAACGACGGCGAACAACCTGCAGTTGATGTCGAATCGATTTACGGCGATCGGCATTGCTGTCGGCAACGTCGTATTGCCGCCGCTGAACGAGTTTCTTGCGTTCATCGGCCCGATTGCCGACGGTGTCGCTGCGTTCGCGACAGACAATCCGGAACTCGTCAAGGGGTTGCTCGGCGCGGCTGCCGGCCTCATCGCATTGCGTGGCGCCGCGGCGATCGCGACCGTCGCAATGAAGATTTTCACGACGGTGTCGAGCCTCACGCCGCTCGGGCTGGCGGTACGTGTGCTTGCGTTGGCGGCCGGATTTCTGATCGCGAACTGGTCGAAGGTTGAGCCGTTCTTCGAAAAGGTTTGGGCCGGAATCAAGGATGTGTTTTTTAGCTTCCCACTCGTGCAGGTTATCGCGGAGAACTGGGGGCCGATTACCGAATTTATGTCGGCGCTCTGGGGCGCAACGAAGATCGTGATCGGAGCGGCCTGGGAGGGCATCAAGGAGATGTTCTTCAACTTCACGCCGCTGGGCATCGTCATCAAGAACTGGGAGCCGATCGTTACGTGGTTCTCGCAGCTGTGGGACCGGGTGAAGCCCTATATCGAGCCGCTGATGAGCGGTGCGAAGTGGCTCGGCGGAAAGCTTGGCTTCGACGGCGGCAGCGCGTCGACGGGTGACGTGTTGCGCTCAGGCGCGGCGAGTTTGCGAAACTGGACGTTGGCGCAACAAACCGGTGTATCGACAGAGTCGGCGCGTCTCGCGAGCGGCGTACTCGCGCAGCAGGGCGCGGCGAACGCGCGGCTTCAGGGCGATCTGAAAATCCGGTTCGATGGTGCCCCGCCGGGGATGCGCGTCGAGCAGGCGCAGACGAATCAACCGGGCCTGTCCGTGACGCCGAGCGTTGGCTATCGGTCGCTCTCCGGCGTGCCGCAATGA
- a CDS encoding DNA circularization protein: MSWREKLRPASFRGVPFKVVDDKTPVGRRVVVHEYPRRDSSYPEDNGKKTREYTMTAFVIGSDCLDQRDKLLDALEQEGPGELIHPWLGALRVQSGECDMTHVKADGGMVRFTLVFHDAPDLKYPNGAANTGKQALDSADGLLDTALSRYRDAVALVDLAQVTVDSLMQQGGSIFDVLYRYASPFTVLFGSVRSFVETLVEMPGAIADRFRSASDPAFVSRVAPAGYADAISEALGKVGAISTLDEIPLPRGREASKLFGATADLVQDVLLVDVVRDVGELPTYSPATLPAGAPALDVQIANPAPAIDVPVADDLRDLAEVVSESMWQQGMTAPREHFQALTNSRVKVAQHLTKVAREGVGLVTLTPLEAVPALVLAYRRYGDAARGDEVVMRNRVAHPGFLPTVPLKILSR; this comes from the coding sequence ATGAGTTGGCGTGAGAAATTGCGACCGGCGTCGTTCCGTGGCGTGCCGTTCAAGGTTGTCGACGACAAGACGCCGGTCGGGCGCCGCGTCGTTGTGCACGAATATCCGCGGCGGGACAGCAGTTATCCGGAGGACAACGGCAAGAAAACTCGGGAATACACGATGACCGCGTTCGTCATCGGTTCCGATTGCCTCGATCAGCGCGACAAATTGCTCGATGCGCTTGAGCAGGAGGGGCCGGGCGAGCTGATTCATCCGTGGCTCGGCGCGCTGCGCGTCCAGTCCGGCGAGTGCGACATGACGCACGTGAAGGCGGACGGCGGGATGGTCCGCTTTACGCTGGTGTTTCACGACGCCCCGGATCTGAAGTATCCGAACGGTGCGGCGAACACCGGTAAGCAGGCGCTCGACAGCGCGGACGGGCTTCTCGATACCGCGCTGAGCCGCTATCGCGATGCGGTTGCGTTGGTCGATCTGGCGCAGGTGACGGTCGATAGTCTGATGCAGCAGGGCGGTTCGATTTTCGACGTGCTCTATCGATATGCGTCGCCGTTCACGGTGTTGTTCGGCAGCGTGCGGAGCTTCGTCGAAACACTCGTCGAAATGCCGGGCGCGATCGCGGATCGATTCCGTTCCGCATCGGATCCGGCATTTGTCTCGCGCGTGGCCCCCGCCGGTTACGCGGATGCGATTTCCGAAGCGCTCGGCAAGGTGGGGGCGATCTCGACGCTGGATGAGATTCCGCTGCCGCGCGGGCGCGAGGCAAGCAAGTTATTCGGTGCGACGGCCGATCTCGTGCAGGACGTGTTGCTGGTGGACGTCGTGCGCGATGTCGGCGAACTGCCGACCTACTCACCGGCTACGTTGCCGGCGGGCGCGCCGGCGCTGGATGTGCAGATCGCCAATCCGGCGCCCGCTATCGATGTGCCCGTCGCGGATGATCTGCGCGACCTTGCAGAGGTTGTTTCCGAGTCCATGTGGCAGCAGGGAATGACCGCGCCCCGTGAACATTTCCAGGCGTTGACAAACAGCCGCGTGAAGGTCGCGCAGCATTTGACGAAGGTCGCGCGCGAAGGTGTCGGTCTGGTGACGCTAACGCCGCTGGAGGCGGTGCCGGCGCTCGTGCTCGCGTACCGCCGATACGGAGACGCGGCGCGCGGCGACGAGGTTGTGATGCGCAACCGGGTCGCGCATCCCGGCTTCTTGCCGACCGTGCCACTGAAGATTCTTTCTCGATAA
- a CDS encoding phage baseplate assembly protein gives MADKSNTVTLTVNGLDFAGWTDVRISAGIERQARDFELAITWKWPGSGDVPRQVKQGDRCEVRIGSDLVLTGYVFSTPIRYDAVSLTCGIAGRSLTADLVDCGADNKPSQWRGQGVGRIVEALAAPYGVKVVDESGDAGTLADHTIEPGETVFDSIDRLLRLSRLLSTDDERGRLVIAEPGSAGKASDKLEVGVNIKGGDAPLDFSQVFSEYVCKGQRSGTDEVFGIAVSEIEARVADPRIARHRTMVMREAGQMTANLARLRVEWESENRISKALTTTYEVQGWRQSNGQIWRHNQIVRVVDPIVGFDRDMLIVEIEYSQSNTGGMVTKLTVAPPDGFAAEPLTKRKKVKGKKKGKDNFEFLLPADWEKQ, from the coding sequence ATGGCTGACAAATCCAATACCGTGACGTTGACCGTCAACGGGCTCGATTTTGCGGGATGGACCGACGTGCGTATCTCGGCGGGTATCGAACGGCAAGCGCGCGATTTCGAGCTCGCGATCACATGGAAGTGGCCTGGTAGCGGCGACGTGCCGAGGCAAGTCAAGCAGGGCGACCGATGCGAGGTCCGTATCGGGTCCGATCTTGTGCTGACGGGATACGTGTTCTCGACTCCGATCCGGTACGACGCCGTATCGCTTACGTGCGGTATCGCCGGCCGGTCGCTGACAGCTGATCTTGTCGACTGCGGGGCGGACAACAAGCCGTCGCAGTGGCGCGGTCAGGGCGTGGGCCGGATCGTCGAGGCGCTGGCCGCGCCCTACGGCGTGAAAGTCGTCGACGAGTCGGGGGATGCGGGAACGCTGGCCGATCACACGATCGAGCCCGGTGAAACGGTCTTCGATTCGATCGACCGGCTATTGCGGTTGTCGCGGTTGTTGTCGACCGACGACGAGCGCGGGCGCCTGGTCATCGCCGAGCCGGGGAGCGCGGGCAAGGCGTCCGACAAGCTCGAGGTGGGCGTCAACATCAAGGGTGGCGATGCGCCGCTCGATTTTTCTCAAGTGTTCTCCGAGTACGTGTGCAAGGGGCAACGCAGCGGAACCGATGAGGTGTTCGGCATCGCGGTCAGCGAGATCGAGGCGCGTGTGGCGGATCCGAGAATCGCGCGGCATCGGACGATGGTGATGCGTGAGGCCGGCCAGATGACGGCCAATCTCGCGCGGCTACGCGTTGAGTGGGAAAGCGAGAACCGGATCAGCAAGGCGCTGACGACAACCTACGAGGTGCAGGGCTGGCGGCAGTCGAACGGCCAAATCTGGCGACACAACCAGATCGTGCGTGTCGTCGATCCGATTGTCGGTTTCGATCGAGACATGCTGATCGTGGAAATCGAATATTCGCAAAGCAATACGGGCGGGATGGTCACGAAGTTGACGGTCGCCCCGCCGGACGGATTTGCGGCCGAGCCATTGACGAAGCGGAAAAAGGTCAAGGGCAAGAAGAAAGGCAAGGACAACTTTGAATTTCTGCTGCCGGCAGATTGGGAAAAGCAATGA
- a CDS encoding phage baseplate assembly protein V has protein sequence MNKLGAWLVRGVVSLVNSASKMQTLQTRLMAGGVKDGVEHFEPYGFTSHPIEGAETIVGFLGGDSSHGVALVVADRRFRPLNLKPGEVAIFTNEGDSLILRNGRITELTTGTFRVNASEKIEFNSPIVEASEQVVAKGRLTAQSGMAVLAGEAGEEAATFDAPIRTPDVIVNGKSTARHRHAETGGITEEMQ, from the coding sequence ATGAACAAGTTGGGTGCATGGCTGGTTCGCGGGGTCGTGTCGCTCGTGAATTCAGCGTCGAAGATGCAAACGTTGCAGACGCGGTTGATGGCGGGCGGGGTCAAGGATGGGGTTGAGCATTTCGAACCGTATGGGTTCACATCGCATCCGATCGAGGGGGCCGAGACAATCGTCGGTTTTCTCGGCGGCGATTCGTCGCACGGTGTGGCGTTGGTCGTAGCCGATCGCCGGTTTCGCCCGCTGAATCTTAAGCCCGGAGAGGTCGCGATTTTCACGAACGAGGGCGACAGCCTGATTCTGCGCAACGGCCGCATCACCGAGCTGACAACTGGAACGTTCCGGGTCAATGCCTCCGAAAAAATCGAGTTCAATTCGCCGATCGTTGAGGCGTCGGAGCAGGTTGTTGCAAAGGGGCGGTTGACCGCGCAATCCGGCATGGCGGTACTGGCCGGCGAGGCAGGGGAGGAGGCGGCGACGTTCGATGCGCCCATTCGCACGCCCGACGTCATCGTCAACGGCAAGAGCACGGCGCGGCACCGCCACGCAGAGACAGGCGGCATTACGGAAGAAATGCAATGA
- a CDS encoding phage GP46 family protein has protein sequence MSDAREAMLQRAVEISLFTWRRAEPGDSLDDDERMGWWGDSFPDVAGDRIGSRLWLSRRQVLTAEVLRRAEEYCREALQWMLDDEIVTAISVTVKRATGVGRAATERAIGEIVLSDDRDGPLTINYDDMWRIFDDFSVADAS, from the coding sequence ATGAGCGACGCTCGAGAAGCGATGTTGCAGCGCGCGGTCGAGATCAGCTTGTTCACGTGGCGACGGGCCGAACCGGGCGATTCGCTCGACGACGACGAACGAATGGGATGGTGGGGCGACAGTTTCCCTGACGTCGCAGGTGATCGAATCGGCTCGCGCTTGTGGCTGTCGCGCCGGCAGGTGTTGACCGCGGAAGTGTTGCGCCGTGCCGAGGAATACTGCCGCGAAGCGCTGCAATGGATGCTCGACGACGAAATCGTGACAGCAATCAGCGTCACCGTGAAGCGAGCGACTGGTGTGGGGCGCGCGGCAACCGAGCGAGCGATCGGGGAGATTGTCCTGTCCGATGATCGCGACGGGCCGCTCACCATCAACTACGACGACATGTGGAGAATTTTCGATGACTTTTCCGTTGCCGACGCTTCCTGA